Proteins from a genomic interval of Symmachiella macrocystis:
- a CDS encoding leucine-rich repeat domain-containing protein has translation MNGRCSWIIAVLLLIGCGGGDDAKKPTPPVSPEKLQAQSMKREVLTKIKEAGGLYSSRQRKIRFSDLDISDTEVEYVKSFPELERLRLNGTQVTDAGLASLEGLQFLVELDLADTGISDAGLDHIKGISSLRQLYLAKTQISDSGLDGIGNLKRLSFLDLSGTQITNEGLEKLGVLSRLRGIDLSDTQITDEGLNNLKKNKALKQVIVFRTEVTEAAALEFQSAIPGCWVKRE, from the coding sequence ATGAATGGTCGATGTAGCTGGATAATTGCCGTGTTATTGCTGATTGGCTGTGGTGGAGGAGACGATGCCAAAAAACCGACGCCACCAGTGAGCCCAGAAAAATTACAAGCTCAATCCATGAAGAGAGAAGTTCTCACCAAGATCAAAGAGGCAGGAGGTCTGTACAGCAGTCGCCAAAGGAAAATTCGTTTCAGCGATCTGGATATTTCGGATACAGAAGTGGAATATGTAAAATCGTTCCCCGAGTTGGAACGTCTTCGTCTGAATGGCACTCAAGTCACAGACGCCGGTTTGGCGTCCCTCGAAGGACTTCAGTTTTTAGTGGAACTGGACCTCGCCGATACAGGAATCTCAGACGCTGGATTAGATCACATAAAAGGAATCTCGTCCCTGCGTCAGCTCTACCTCGCCAAAACACAAATTTCCGACTCGGGCTTGGATGGGATTGGGAATTTGAAACGCTTATCTTTTCTCGACCTTTCCGGGACACAAATCACGAATGAGGGACTCGAAAAGCTTGGCGTGCTGAGCCGACTGCGTGGAATCGACCTTTCCGACACACAGATCACTGATGAAGGGCTGAACAACCTCAAGAAAAACAAAGCCCTCAAACAGGTGATCGTTTTTCGCACGGAAGTTACAGAAGCAGCAGCTCTAGAATTTCAATCGGCCATCCCTGGGTGTTGGGTCAAGCGAGAATAA
- a CDS encoding aldehyde dehydrogenase family protein, whose protein sequence is MVEIPVLRWGKPYESLEKDEVVHFETGETLAQVHQANGGMIQMDMRKAQRARDILREFSIDDLIDKVGKAADLYAEGTLPIGDGQQTPADFCKMQSATTGLPEHMCAGNMKKNQFVLKNMREILDALTRGLPLDILANGYGMEDRGVMVSYQANAPVLGLVLPSNSPGVHTLWMPVIPLQMGLVLKPGPQEPWTPYRMAEAFFAAGIPREVISIYPGGADCGAAVLASCERAMIFGGLPTVERYHGDPRVQPHGPGFSKIILGDDKVDDWEKYLDLMVDSVLVNSGRSCISCSGIWVSRHGKEIADALAQRLGPVAPLPATHPESPLAAFTVPGMAEAISNQIDQGIKDPSVTEVTAKYRDGERLVKNERCDFLRPTVLHCTNSETEISKGEYMFPFVTVVDCPEDQMLKRMGQTLVCSAITENEKFQQQLLDATFIDRLNIGEVKTIALNWLQPHEGNIIDFLFRARAFQNSPPPAH, encoded by the coding sequence ATGGTTGAAATTCCCGTTTTGCGCTGGGGCAAGCCTTACGAGAGCCTCGAGAAGGACGAAGTTGTGCACTTTGAGACGGGTGAAACGCTCGCACAGGTGCATCAGGCCAACGGGGGGATGATTCAGATGGATATGCGTAAAGCCCAACGGGCGCGCGATATCCTTCGTGAGTTCTCGATCGACGATTTGATTGACAAAGTCGGCAAAGCGGCCGATTTGTATGCCGAAGGGACTTTGCCTATTGGCGATGGCCAACAAACGCCGGCCGACTTTTGCAAAATGCAATCGGCGACCACCGGCCTGCCGGAGCACATGTGTGCCGGCAACATGAAGAAAAACCAGTTCGTCCTCAAGAACATGCGGGAGATCCTCGACGCCCTGACGCGTGGCTTGCCGCTCGACATCTTGGCCAATGGCTATGGCATGGAGGATCGCGGCGTGATGGTCAGCTATCAGGCCAACGCTCCGGTGCTCGGTCTGGTGTTGCCGTCCAACTCGCCCGGTGTGCATACGTTGTGGATGCCCGTCATTCCGCTGCAAATGGGATTGGTCCTCAAACCGGGGCCGCAAGAACCGTGGACACCCTATCGCATGGCGGAGGCGTTTTTCGCTGCCGGCATTCCTCGCGAAGTGATTTCTATCTATCCCGGCGGCGCCGATTGCGGGGCAGCTGTGTTGGCCAGTTGTGAGCGGGCGATGATCTTCGGCGGACTGCCGACGGTCGAACGCTATCACGGCGACCCCCGCGTGCAACCGCACGGTCCCGGCTTTAGTAAAATTATTCTGGGCGACGACAAAGTCGACGACTGGGAAAAGTACCTCGACTTGATGGTCGACAGCGTGCTGGTGAACAGTGGACGTAGCTGCATTAGTTGTTCGGGCATTTGGGTGTCGCGACACGGCAAGGAAATCGCCGACGCCCTCGCTCAGCGTCTCGGCCCGGTCGCTCCGTTGCCGGCAACACATCCGGAATCCCCGCTGGCTGCCTTCACGGTCCCCGGCATGGCCGAAGCGATCTCGAACCAGATCGACCAAGGGATCAAAGATCCCAGTGTCACCGAGGTCACTGCCAAGTACCGGGACGGCGAACGGCTGGTGAAAAATGAACGTTGCGACTTCCTGCGACCGACGGTGTTGCATTGCACGAATTCGGAGACGGAAATTTCCAAGGGGGAATACATGTTCCCGTTTGTGACGGTCGTCGATTGTCCGGAAGACCAAATGCTCAAACGGATGGGCCAGACGCTGGTCTGCTCGGCGATCACCGAAAATGAAAAATTCCAACAGCAACTGCTGGATGCCACGTTCATTGACCGGCTGAACATTGGCGAGGTGAAGACGATCGCCCTGAACTGGCTGCAACCGCACGAAGGAAACATCATCGATTTCCTCTTCCGTGCCCGAGCCTTCCAAAACAGCCCGCCGCCGGCGCATTAA
- a CDS encoding amidohydrolase family protein gives MSGNTHELLIRAGRVYCAQNRFDAVAAVAVSGGRITAIGPHLSKIVADTELNFPDAVLLPGLVDLHAHPAITGSKYGIHPDTELLKRGVTTVLSQGDAGGNNWEEYRRTTLLPARMRIRMALNLSALGESMPGGCFEEFAWVDVDQCVATINSSVESSGDEIWGIAVNVSRIACGKTDPRAVMDRALQVAAQTGRPILYGMRDPRDWPLDDQLSQLRAGDVVTYCFRAEPFGVVQKGVIPGCIRAARERGVLFDVGHGMASFDFSVAETALAAGFPPDTISSDQYARHIGSKPPHDLLRTMSKLIAAGMPEPDAFAAVTSRPADILRLGNEIGQLTPGACADLTVIQYNADAAALTDTQSVPRPGGCWEPLLTIRAGEQILPT, from the coding sequence ATGTCTGGAAATACGCACGAATTACTCATTCGCGCCGGGCGAGTCTATTGCGCGCAAAACCGTTTTGACGCGGTCGCTGCGGTCGCCGTTTCTGGGGGGCGGATCACCGCCATCGGTCCGCATCTGTCTAAAATAGTCGCCGACACGGAACTCAATTTTCCCGACGCGGTCCTGCTACCGGGATTGGTCGATTTGCACGCGCACCCCGCGATCACCGGGTCAAAGTACGGCATCCACCCCGATACCGAACTGCTCAAACGGGGTGTGACGACTGTTCTCTCGCAAGGGGACGCCGGGGGCAATAACTGGGAAGAGTACCGTCGCACAACGCTACTTCCCGCGCGAATGCGGATTCGCATGGCACTCAATCTGTCCGCCCTCGGCGAATCGATGCCCGGAGGCTGCTTCGAGGAGTTCGCCTGGGTCGATGTGGACCAATGTGTCGCCACCATCAATTCCTCGGTTGAATCGAGCGGCGATGAAATCTGGGGGATCGCTGTAAATGTCAGCCGGATCGCTTGTGGCAAGACCGACCCCCGCGCCGTCATGGATCGGGCTTTGCAGGTCGCAGCGCAAACCGGGCGGCCCATTTTATACGGCATGCGCGATCCGCGTGATTGGCCACTGGATGACCAACTCTCACAGCTCCGTGCGGGGGATGTCGTAACCTATTGTTTTCGCGCGGAACCCTTTGGAGTCGTACAAAAAGGAGTGATACCCGGTTGTATCCGTGCGGCGCGTGAGCGAGGTGTCTTGTTCGATGTAGGGCATGGGATGGCGTCGTTTGATTTTTCGGTGGCTGAAACGGCTCTCGCTGCAGGATTTCCACCGGATACGATATCGTCAGACCAATACGCTCGGCACATCGGTTCCAAGCCGCCCCACGATTTGCTGCGGACGATGTCGAAACTGATCGCAGCTGGGATGCCCGAACCCGATGCCTTCGCAGCTGTTACGTCGCGCCCCGCAGATATTCTGCGTCTCGGCAACGAAATCGGCCAGTTGACGCCCGGTGCCTGTGCGGATCTAACCGTCATCCAATACAACGCCGACGCCGCTGCTCTGACCGATACTCAAAGTGTCCCCCGTCCAGGCGGCTGCTGGGAGCCACTGTTGACGATTCGAGCGGGGGAACAAATCCTGCCGACATAA
- a CDS encoding Hsp70 family protein codes for MKLLDGQTVGIDLGTTFSTMSQLDADGNPVSLKNSDGKSITPSVILLGDQGHILVGPSFERISVSDPAHIVEAVKRQMGNKNYFKVYEGKKLTPEFLSALIVKKLKQDAEQQIGPIANAVVTVPYYFNDVRRKATQDAGQIAGLNIIDIINEPTAATLAYAWMKGELGRTDLGDIERTILVYDLGGGTFDVTVVRYTPTHFRVLATDGDVYLGGLDWSARIVDHVSEQFKQKFGMDPREDPETALQMSQECEAAKLALSSKAQVPVNVYYKGKTLTVALTRGDFERMTADLLQRTRDTTELVMQQANVDPGTLDEMILVGGSTHMPSVESMLLDVCKRSPSRELNAEVAVAQGAAIHAAILEAKVTGGESRMAKAVMNRLQSVSSEDVNSHSLGIKITDPDERTRKINHIMIPRNTTIPFSRTERFTTNSANQQSVHVYLLEGEVKDVDACSQIGDFRVVGLPPDLPAGSPVEVTYSYDANGRIHATARDLTGNKEASAEIVRASGLDSAGLNSFETLASEYKVE; via the coding sequence ATGAAGTTACTCGACGGTCAAACAGTAGGCATCGATCTGGGAACGACATTCTCGACAATGTCCCAATTGGACGCAGACGGCAACCCGGTCTCTTTGAAAAACTCCGACGGAAAGTCAATCACACCGTCGGTGATTTTGCTCGGAGACCAAGGGCATATTCTCGTCGGCCCGTCGTTTGAACGGATCTCCGTTTCTGATCCGGCTCATATTGTCGAAGCAGTCAAACGCCAAATGGGCAACAAGAATTACTTTAAGGTCTACGAAGGGAAAAAGCTGACGCCTGAGTTTCTGTCGGCACTGATCGTCAAAAAACTCAAGCAGGATGCCGAACAACAAATCGGCCCCATCGCCAATGCGGTCGTCACCGTTCCCTATTACTTCAACGATGTTCGCCGCAAAGCGACACAAGATGCCGGGCAAATTGCCGGTCTGAATATCATTGACATTATCAATGAACCGACCGCTGCCACATTGGCCTATGCCTGGATGAAGGGCGAACTGGGCCGTACCGACTTGGGAGACATCGAACGCACGATTCTCGTCTACGACCTGGGGGGCGGAACGTTCGACGTTACCGTCGTGCGTTATACACCGACTCACTTCCGCGTGTTGGCGACCGATGGTGACGTCTACTTAGGTGGACTCGACTGGAGTGCGCGAATTGTCGACCACGTGTCGGAACAGTTCAAACAAAAGTTCGGCATGGACCCCCGGGAAGATCCCGAAACAGCGCTGCAAATGTCGCAAGAATGCGAAGCAGCGAAATTGGCGCTCAGCTCCAAAGCTCAAGTGCCGGTCAATGTCTACTACAAAGGCAAGACACTCACCGTCGCACTCACGCGAGGCGATTTCGAGCGGATGACAGCCGACCTGTTGCAACGGACACGCGACACCACAGAATTGGTGATGCAACAAGCCAACGTCGATCCAGGAACCTTGGACGAAATGATCTTGGTTGGTGGTTCGACACACATGCCCTCGGTCGAATCGATGCTTCTCGATGTGTGTAAGCGTTCACCGTCTCGGGAACTGAACGCCGAAGTGGCGGTTGCACAAGGGGCGGCGATTCATGCTGCCATCTTAGAAGCCAAGGTCACTGGCGGTGAAAGCCGCATGGCCAAGGCAGTGATGAACCGCCTCCAGTCAGTCTCGTCTGAGGACGTCAACTCGCACTCCCTGGGAATCAAAATCACCGACCCGGACGAGCGGACGCGGAAAATCAATCACATCATGATTCCCCGCAATACAACCATTCCCTTCTCGCGAACCGAACGGTTTACAACCAACTCCGCCAACCAGCAATCGGTACACGTTTACTTGTTGGAAGGGGAAGTGAAAGATGTCGATGCCTGTTCGCAAATTGGCGATTTTCGCGTCGTCGGCTTGCCCCCGGACCTGCCGGCCGGATCTCCGGTCGAAGTGACCTATAGTTACGACGCCAATGGACGGATTCATGCCACCGCCCGTGACCTGACGGGAAATAAAGAAGCCTCGGCGGAAATTGTGCGGGCTTCAGGATTGGACTCCGCCGGTTTGAACAGCTTTGAAACACTGGCTAGCGAATATAAAGTCGAATAA
- a CDS encoding GspE/PulE/PilB domain-containing protein, which yields MAIDVYKEWLGIPEDQRPPDHYQLLRLVQFEDSAEKVQANYRKLNAHVRKYATGQYMDESQALLNELAKAMLCLTDAERKRDYDEQLGREFDDDDEPGALPPIEKILLDQDIISDAQIQEARQMCDNLGIEMRDALVQLKAVKADAAARALATSLGRPFVDLADMIPDDDVLDRVPRSMVKKHSILPLFIDEDDDVLLVAGVNPITADVEDDLRLRFSLPVRDVIAAPMAINQAIAKYYAPGVREEAEEEVESPKAGEGGKKGKAKKAEKKKAAKKKEPTRGDQAREQKQLCIIAFCFSFVIANLLDGFVIDSSTYLDGLSLLGYFLLPALTAAICYVAFWPRS from the coding sequence GTGGCGATCGATGTCTATAAGGAATGGCTGGGGATCCCGGAAGATCAGCGTCCGCCCGACCATTATCAGTTGCTACGTCTCGTGCAATTTGAAGACAGTGCGGAAAAGGTGCAAGCCAATTACCGCAAACTCAACGCCCATGTCCGCAAATACGCGACTGGACAATACATGGACGAATCGCAGGCGTTGCTCAACGAATTGGCCAAGGCCATGCTCTGCCTGACTGATGCGGAACGGAAACGCGATTACGACGAGCAACTCGGCCGTGAATTCGATGATGACGATGAACCTGGCGCCCTGCCCCCCATCGAGAAGATTCTGTTGGACCAGGACATAATCAGCGACGCCCAGATCCAAGAAGCGCGTCAGATGTGCGACAACCTGGGCATCGAAATGCGGGATGCGTTGGTCCAGCTCAAGGCGGTCAAAGCCGATGCGGCCGCCCGCGCTCTCGCCACTTCACTGGGACGCCCCTTCGTCGATCTCGCCGACATGATTCCCGACGATGACGTTCTGGATCGCGTCCCCCGCTCAATGGTTAAGAAACATTCGATCCTGCCGTTGTTCATCGATGAAGATGACGACGTGTTGCTTGTTGCCGGCGTGAATCCAATCACAGCCGATGTCGAGGATGATTTGCGACTGCGGTTCAGCCTACCAGTCCGCGACGTGATCGCGGCGCCCATGGCCATCAATCAAGCCATCGCCAAATACTATGCCCCCGGCGTCCGTGAGGAAGCCGAAGAAGAGGTGGAATCCCCCAAGGCGGGAGAAGGTGGAAAAAAAGGGAAGGCAAAAAAAGCCGAGAAAAAGAAGGCGGCAAAGAAAAAAGAACCAACGCGGGGTGATCAAGCGCGCGAACAGAAACAATTGTGCATCATTGCTTTTTGCTTCAGCTTCGTGATTGCCAATCTGCTCGACGGATTCGTCATCGACTCATCCACTTACCTCGACGGCCTTTCATTATTGGGTTATTTCTTGCTCCCCGCTTTGACAGCCGCAATTTGTTATGTCGCCTTCTGGCCGCGGTCATGA
- a CDS encoding DUF2752 domain-containing protein, with protein sequence MNEFQESSGSQQLPDNDRNTADPAERSQSALAATTGNEYLTRSSQSLIKTPLSSGHPIGTGIRVLLVLWSLFLCVGFALAASMRPDPRGFGTHQSLGFPPCTFQILFDIPCPSCGMTTSFSHFIRGQIAAAARANIAGLLLAITCLIQIPWCWISALKGRLWWVHQPTNFALIVVGGISLVAVINWCRQIF encoded by the coding sequence GTGAACGAATTTCAAGAGAGCTCAGGCAGTCAGCAATTGCCGGACAATGACCGGAATACGGCCGATCCTGCGGAGAGGTCGCAAAGCGCTCTTGCAGCGACGACCGGAAACGAGTATTTAACCCGCTCCTCTCAATCACTTATCAAAACACCCCTCTCCAGCGGACATCCTATCGGCACCGGCATTCGTGTTTTGCTGGTTCTGTGGAGCCTGTTTCTGTGTGTGGGGTTTGCCTTGGCTGCCAGCATGCGTCCCGATCCGCGAGGTTTCGGCACGCATCAAAGTCTCGGTTTTCCACCTTGTACGTTTCAAATCTTGTTCGACATCCCTTGTCCTAGTTGCGGAATGACCACGAGTTTCTCCCATTTTATACGCGGGCAAATTGCCGCTGCAGCTCGGGCGAATATCGCTGGATTGTTACTTGCAATCACCTGTTTGATTCAAATCCCCTGGTGCTGGATCAGTGCACTCAAAGGGCGACTGTGGTGGGTTCACCAACCCACAAATTTCGCACTGATCGTGGTCGGCGGCATTTCCCTAGTGGCCGTCATCAATTGGTGTCGGCAAATTTTTTAA
- a CDS encoding GNAT family N-acetyltransferase, translating into MTPIHIRKGVLEDWPIIAAANSALAAETEGKQLSPEALEPGVRAALLDEHKAQYFVAVIDDRVVGQVMHTREWSDWRNGEIWWLQSVFVEPAHRGRGVFRALYEHVYALAAADKDVVGLRLYVERENDRAQQTYYKLGMTMPGYHVMEALFEADKPAPQ; encoded by the coding sequence ATGACTCCGATACATATCCGAAAAGGCGTACTTGAGGATTGGCCCATCATTGCCGCCGCCAATTCCGCCCTCGCCGCCGAGACGGAAGGGAAACAGTTATCACCTGAAGCACTGGAACCGGGCGTCCGGGCGGCGTTGTTAGATGAGCACAAAGCGCAGTACTTTGTCGCCGTCATCGATGACCGCGTCGTGGGGCAGGTGATGCACACGCGGGAGTGGAGCGATTGGCGCAACGGCGAAATCTGGTGGCTACAAAGCGTTTTTGTTGAGCCAGCCCACCGCGGTCGCGGCGTATTCCGCGCGCTGTACGAACATGTATACGCCTTAGCCGCGGCAGACAAAGATGTCGTGGGGCTGCGGCTCTATGTTGAGCGGGAAAATGATCGGGCGCAACAGACGTATTACAAACTGGGCATGACGATGCCGGGTTATCATGTGATGGAAGCGCTGTTCGAGGCAGACAAACCGGCGCCGCAATAG
- a CDS encoding MBL fold metallo-hydrolase — translation MLQRREYFPNVIEMNYQARQRLGCCVYLIFDQSEWMLIDIGYEDTVPEIVELIRQMDFPLANCKYLVLTHPDVDHAQGARKFCELVGDTQIVAHPGAVKPLADADRIRTFAEISAQGISLDIQPIKVDRQVDEGDVLEVGDIKIEVWHTPGHTDSQLAFRWNDLLFSGDNIFRDGGVGAIDAHHGSDIPAFIKSLRRIKDSDAKWLLPSHGPAFHKDDATLQQAIDRLDAYQHLSDFGTCAIDWPLLDEWEEDLIAGNKPQP, via the coding sequence ATGCTGCAGCGACGCGAATATTTTCCCAACGTCATCGAAATGAACTACCAGGCCCGCCAGCGGTTGGGGTGCTGTGTTTATTTGATTTTCGATCAGTCTGAGTGGATGTTGATCGATATCGGTTACGAAGACACTGTTCCCGAAATTGTCGAATTGATTCGACAAATGGATTTCCCGTTGGCCAATTGCAAATATCTGGTGCTGACCCATCCCGATGTGGACCACGCCCAGGGCGCCCGCAAATTTTGCGAGTTGGTGGGCGACACCCAAATCGTCGCGCATCCAGGGGCTGTGAAACCGTTGGCCGATGCGGATCGAATTCGCACGTTTGCCGAAATCTCCGCCCAGGGAATCTCACTCGATATCCAGCCGATCAAAGTCGATCGACAAGTCGATGAGGGGGATGTTCTGGAAGTGGGAGACATCAAAATCGAGGTCTGGCACACTCCGGGGCATACCGACAGCCAGTTGGCGTTCCGTTGGAACGACCTGCTGTTTTCCGGCGACAACATCTTTCGCGACGGCGGTGTCGGTGCCATTGACGCGCATCACGGTTCCGATATTCCGGCGTTTATCAAATCACTACGGCGCATCAAGGACTCGGACGCGAAGTGGTTACTCCCCAGTCACGGGCCGGCGTTTCATAAGGATGACGCCACGTTGCAACAGGCGATCGACCGCTTGGATGCCTATCAACACCTGTCCGATTTCGGCACGTGTGCCATCGATTGGCCTTTGCTGGACGAATGGGAAGAAGATCTGATCGCCGGGAACAAACCACAGCCGTAG
- the hemW gene encoding radical SAM family heme chaperone HemW, giving the protein MNPVFAPPQAIYIHVPFCAHRCGYCDFTLVAGKDHLINNYLRALEMELSRVEDSPEISTLFFGGGTPTHLLPADLKRLLEIVLSKFRLAAGCEFSVEANPAGLSEEKIAILADAGVNRVSLGIQSFDAQILSVLERDHRQEEIDQSLQWLRRRINNIALDLIFAVPGQSLALWESTLEMAVAHHPQHLSTYGLTFEKGTAFWTRREKSQLTPATPELEREMYALALDKLPAAGYEHYEISNFAQPGFRCRHNEVYWTGQSYDAFGPGAARYLDGRRSINHRSVTTWLKRTLAGELPIGETEMLSPEDRAREAIALGLRRRAGIDLMEFHERTGYDLLELAGDAVDSLTAQGWLERNSGTIRLTHEGLFFADQVAGEFL; this is encoded by the coding sequence ATGAACCCGGTTTTTGCCCCGCCACAAGCAATCTATATCCACGTGCCGTTTTGCGCGCATCGCTGTGGATATTGCGACTTCACGCTTGTCGCCGGCAAGGATCACTTGATCAACAACTATCTCCGCGCACTGGAAATGGAGTTGTCCCGCGTCGAAGATTCTCCCGAGATCAGCACGCTTTTTTTCGGCGGCGGCACCCCGACGCACCTACTCCCGGCAGACCTAAAGCGGTTGTTGGAGATCGTGTTGAGTAAATTTCGCTTGGCCGCTGGCTGCGAATTCAGCGTCGAAGCCAATCCGGCCGGTTTGAGCGAGGAGAAAATCGCCATCCTGGCCGACGCGGGTGTCAATCGCGTCAGTCTGGGAATTCAATCGTTTGATGCCCAAATCCTTTCGGTGTTGGAACGGGATCATCGTCAGGAGGAAATCGACCAATCCCTACAGTGGCTTCGCCGTCGGATCAACAACATCGCCCTGGATTTGATATTCGCAGTCCCCGGACAATCGCTCGCACTCTGGGAGTCGACTCTCGAAATGGCTGTCGCTCATCACCCGCAGCATCTCTCGACGTATGGGCTGACATTTGAAAAAGGCACTGCCTTTTGGACCCGCCGTGAAAAATCGCAACTCACGCCGGCAACACCAGAGCTGGAACGGGAGATGTACGCCCTGGCACTCGATAAACTCCCCGCCGCCGGTTACGAGCACTATGAAATCTCCAATTTCGCGCAGCCCGGTTTTCGTTGCCGACACAACGAAGTCTATTGGACCGGACAGTCCTATGATGCCTTCGGACCGGGAGCAGCACGGTATCTCGACGGCCGTCGCTCGATCAATCACCGCAGCGTGACGACATGGTTGAAGCGAACATTGGCCGGCGAATTACCGATCGGGGAGACGGAAATGCTCTCTCCCGAAGACCGCGCACGGGAGGCCATCGCCCTCGGCCTACGCCGCCGCGCGGGCATCGATTTGATGGAGTTCCACGAACGCACCGGTTACGATCTACTCGAGTTGGCTGGTGACGCTGTTGACAGTCTCACCGCCCAAGGTTGGTTGGAGCGTAACAGCGGCACGATTCGGCTGACGCACGAAGGCTTGTTTTTCGCCGATCAGGTGGCGGGAGAGTTTTTGTGA